From Rhodovastum atsumiense, a single genomic window includes:
- a CDS encoding DUF1127 domain-containing protein, whose translation MAEVIRTRRMLAAMDARMLADIGLSPGDARIEASRWAWDIHPSPRHAGDRDLDP comes from the coding sequence ATGGCCGAGGTGATACGGACCCGGCGCATGCTCGCCGCCATGGATGCGCGCATGCTGGCCGATATCGGCCTCTCTCCGGGCGACGCCCGCATCGAGGCGTCGCGCTGGGCGTGGGATATCCACCCCTCGCCCCGGCATGCCGGGGACCGTGATCTTGACCCCTGA
- a CDS encoding aminotransferase-like domain-containing protein has product MNTNNSSDRVTQHLRALAAGAPPGTRLPSVRELMRELRVSPVTVQQALERLRREGVLEARPGQGTFVAEIPAPAAAPADMAWQSIALGPGRAVADGLAALTALAPSRAHLLNIGYLPEDLQATALLGTAAARALRRPGVWGRMPLEGLAELRAWFAEATGGAYAAHEVTICPGTQPANAAAFRALAAAGDAVLVESPTYSGAIAAAQMAGLRVIPVPTDAEGVRPDLLEEAFRRSGARLFYCQPNCANPTGTVLSAARRPEVLDVVVRAGAFLIEDDWAHEFYFDGPQPPLLASAARDGHVVYVRSLTKCASPGLRIGAVCARGAALERLRMARLVDDFFVPGIMQETALQLVTAPAWPRHLRALRTSLRERRDLLAQAVRSRLGTESLPNVPPGGLHLWVQLPRGVSDLEVVRAAARRDVLVSAGRHWFPAEPPGTYLRLSFAAVEADWVGEAVQVLAEAIAASGA; this is encoded by the coding sequence ATGAATACTAATAACAGCTCCGACCGCGTTACTCAACACCTGCGTGCCCTGGCGGCCGGTGCGCCGCCGGGCACACGGCTGCCGTCGGTGCGCGAGCTGATGCGGGAATTGCGGGTCAGCCCGGTGACGGTGCAGCAGGCGCTGGAGCGGCTGCGGCGGGAAGGCGTGCTGGAGGCCCGGCCGGGGCAGGGCACCTTCGTGGCGGAAATCCCTGCTCCGGCGGCCGCCCCCGCCGACATGGCGTGGCAGAGCATCGCCCTCGGCCCGGGGCGGGCGGTGGCGGACGGGCTGGCGGCACTGACCGCCCTGGCCCCGTCGCGGGCGCATCTGCTCAATATCGGCTACCTGCCGGAGGACCTGCAGGCGACCGCGCTGCTCGGGACGGCGGCGGCGCGGGCGTTGCGGCGGCCGGGCGTGTGGGGGCGCATGCCACTGGAGGGGCTGGCGGAGCTGCGCGCCTGGTTCGCCGAGGCGACCGGCGGTGCCTATGCCGCGCACGAGGTCACCATCTGCCCAGGCACCCAGCCGGCGAATGCCGCGGCGTTCCGCGCACTGGCCGCCGCGGGCGATGCAGTGCTGGTGGAAAGCCCGACCTATAGCGGCGCGATCGCGGCGGCGCAGATGGCGGGGCTGCGCGTCATCCCGGTGCCGACCGATGCCGAGGGAGTACGCCCGGACCTGCTGGAGGAAGCGTTCCGGCGCAGCGGCGCCCGCCTGTTCTACTGCCAGCCCAACTGCGCCAATCCCACCGGCACCGTGCTCTCAGCCGCACGGCGGCCCGAGGTGCTGGACGTGGTGGTGCGCGCCGGCGCCTTCCTGATCGAGGATGACTGGGCACACGAGTTCTATTTCGACGGCCCGCAGCCGCCGCTGCTGGCCTCGGCCGCACGGGACGGGCACGTGGTCTATGTCCGCTCGCTCACCAAATGCGCTTCCCCCGGCCTGCGCATCGGCGCGGTCTGCGCCCGCGGCGCGGCGCTGGAGCGGCTGCGCATGGCCCGGCTGGTGGACGATTTCTTCGTGCCCGGGATCATGCAGGAAACCGCGCTGCAACTGGTCACCGCACCGGCCTGGCCACGCCACCTGCGCGCCCTGCGCACGTCCCTGCGGGAGAGGCGGGACCTGCTCGCGCAGGCGGTGCGCAGCCGGCTCGGGACCGAAAGCCTGCCCAACGTGCCCCCCGGCGGCCTGCATCTGTGGGTGCAGTTGCCACGCGGCGTGTCGGACCTGGAGGTGGTCCGCGCGGCTGCGCGCCGCGACGTGCTGGTCAGTGCCGGCCGCCACTGGTTTCCCGCCGAACCACCCGGCACCTATCTGCGCCTGAGCTTCGCCGCCGTGGAGGCGGACTGGGTGGGCGAGGCCGTCCAGGTGCTGGCCGAGGCCATTGCCGCGTCAGGCGCCTGA
- a CDS encoding ABC transporter substrate-binding protein, with amino-acid sequence MIIPRRGALCGALAAAVPLSRARGQDAAVLRLGVLTDLSGPFRDTAGPGAVAGVRLAAEEAQAALPGLRVEVLQADHQNKADVGAGIARQWFDRDDVDAIVDVPNSAVGLAIAGVAQEKDKVFLATGAATTDLTGPRCAPTTVHWTFDTYMLARSTGGALVQAGHDRWFFLVADYALGHSLQRDATGVIEAAKGRVLGAVRYPFPQTTDFSSFLLQAQSSGARVLALANAGADTINAIKQAAEFGLTRPGAGGMRIAAMLIFIGDVHALGLRAAQGLLLTESFYWDLDDRTRDFTRRILPKMRPDWRPNMEHAGSYAGALHYLKAAHALGAAAAKRSGSATVARMKAMPTDDDAFGPGHIREDGRKLHPAHLFMVKSPAESRGPWDYYKRVATTPAEQAARPLGAGGCPMLRT; translated from the coding sequence ATGATCATCCCCCGCCGTGGCGCTCTTTGCGGGGCACTCGCCGCCGCCGTGCCTCTGTCGCGGGCCCGTGGGCAGGACGCGGCGGTGCTGCGCCTCGGCGTACTCACCGACCTGTCCGGGCCGTTTCGCGACACCGCCGGTCCGGGCGCGGTCGCGGGCGTGCGGCTGGCCGCCGAGGAGGCGCAGGCCGCCCTGCCCGGCCTGCGCGTGGAGGTGCTGCAGGCCGACCACCAGAACAAGGCGGATGTCGGCGCCGGCATCGCCCGGCAATGGTTCGATCGCGACGATGTCGATGCCATCGTCGATGTGCCGAACAGTGCCGTGGGCCTGGCGATCGCCGGGGTGGCCCAGGAAAAGGACAAGGTGTTCCTCGCGACCGGTGCCGCCACCACCGACCTGACCGGCCCGCGCTGCGCCCCCACCACGGTGCACTGGACCTTCGATACCTACATGCTCGCCCGCTCCACCGGCGGGGCGCTGGTGCAGGCGGGGCACGACCGCTGGTTCTTCCTGGTCGCTGACTATGCCCTCGGCCATTCCCTGCAGCGCGACGCCACCGGCGTGATCGAGGCGGCGAAGGGCCGGGTGCTGGGGGCGGTCCGCTATCCCTTCCCGCAGACCACCGATTTCTCTTCCTTCCTGCTGCAGGCACAGAGCAGCGGCGCCAGGGTGCTCGCCCTGGCCAATGCCGGCGCGGACACCATCAACGCCATCAAGCAGGCCGCCGAGTTCGGCCTGACCCGGCCCGGTGCCGGCGGCATGCGCATCGCCGCCATGCTGATCTTCATCGGCGACGTCCACGCCCTTGGCCTGCGGGCGGCGCAGGGGCTGTTGCTGACCGAGAGCTTCTACTGGGATCTCGACGACCGCACCCGCGACTTCACCCGGCGTATCCTGCCGAAGATGCGGCCGGACTGGCGGCCGAACATGGAACATGCCGGCTCTTACGCGGGGGCGCTGCACTACCTCAAGGCCGCTCACGCCCTCGGGGCCGCGGCGGCGAAACGCTCCGGCAGCGCCACGGTTGCCCGCATGAAGGCGATGCCCACCGACGATGACGCTTTCGGCCCCGGCCATATCCGCGAGGACGGGCGCAAGCTGCACCCCGCCCACCTGTTCATGGTGAAGTCGCCCGCCGAGAGCCGGGGGCCATGGGATTATTACAAACGGGTCGCGACCACGCCGGCCGAACAGGCGGCACGCCCGCTCGGGGCCGGTGGCTGCCCGATGCTGCGGACCTGA
- a CDS encoding CBS domain-containing protein: MDAASVMTRDVLSVGPDDTVAEAARKLAGRGVSAAPVLDAEGRLLGIVSEGDLMRPFGREKQMHRAWWLNVIAEGLEFAPDFLEYIRLDQRRVRELMQPSVVTVTEEASLPAIADLLDRHHLKRVPVLRDGRVIGIVSRADIVRAVATAPAEIVEPV; encoded by the coding sequence ATGGACGCAGCAAGTGTCATGACACGGGACGTGCTCTCCGTTGGCCCCGACGACACCGTCGCCGAGGCCGCGCGCAAGCTGGCCGGGCGTGGCGTCAGTGCCGCACCGGTTCTGGATGCCGAGGGCCGGTTGCTCGGCATCGTCAGCGAGGGCGACCTGATGCGGCCCTTTGGTCGCGAGAAGCAGATGCACCGGGCCTGGTGGCTCAACGTCATCGCCGAGGGCCTGGAGTTCGCGCCGGACTTCCTGGAGTACATTCGCCTCGACCAGCGGCGGGTGCGCGAACTGATGCAGCCCTCCGTGGTCACCGTGACCGAGGAGGCGTCCCTGCCGGCGATCGCCGATCTGCTCGACCGGCACCATCTGAAACGGGTGCCGGTGCTGCGCGATGGCCGGGTGATCGGCATCGTCAGCCGGGCCGACATCGTGCGTGCCGTGGCGACGGCGCCGGCCGAGATCGTCGAGCCGGTCTGA
- a CDS encoding NfeD family protein produces MQGRRRRAQAWMAMLLAGAVLLGAGGAARGDRPLVPVIALDGAIGPATAVYVVRNLHLAVQDHATAVVLRLDTPGGLDSAMREIVRAMLASPVPVIGYVAPAGARAASAGTYILYASAIAAMAPGTNLGAATPVPLGGEAPLPGPARPLDAGRLKAVNDAAAYIRGLAALHGRNAAWAERAVREAVSLSYEAALREHVVDLVASGLPDLLAAADGREVVAAGRPVRLATRDAVIRPVAPDWRDRLLATLTNPGLLYLLLLAGMAGIAFELSHPGILAPGVLGVICLLLASYGLNLLPIDHAGAALLLFGLALMVAEAWVPSFGALGIGGAAAFLIGSLMMFEDPGFRPPLALILGATLACLALFAGVLAMLLRARRRPVVSGDAMLIGAAGQVTAWHGTEGQVCVRGEYWNARSNAGPGRALVVGGKVRVTGRDGLRLLVEAV; encoded by the coding sequence ATGCAGGGGCGGCGCCGGCGGGCGCAGGCGTGGATGGCGATGCTGCTGGCCGGCGCCGTCCTGCTCGGGGCGGGTGGTGCTGCGCGGGGCGACCGGCCCCTGGTTCCGGTGATCGCGCTCGACGGGGCGATCGGGCCGGCGACCGCGGTCTATGTCGTGCGCAACCTGCATCTCGCCGTGCAGGACCATGCGACGGCGGTCGTGCTGCGGCTCGACACCCCCGGTGGCCTGGACAGTGCGATGCGCGAGATCGTGCGCGCGATGCTGGCCTCGCCGGTGCCGGTGATCGGTTATGTCGCCCCGGCCGGGGCCCGGGCGGCCAGCGCCGGCACCTATATCCTCTATGCCAGTGCCATCGCGGCGATGGCGCCGGGCACCAATCTCGGGGCCGCGACGCCGGTGCCGCTGGGCGGCGAGGCGCCGCTGCCCGGGCCGGCACGCCCCCTCGATGCCGGGCGGCTCAAGGCCGTCAATGACGCCGCCGCCTATATCCGCGGGCTCGCCGCGCTGCACGGGCGCAATGCCGCCTGGGCGGAGCGCGCGGTACGCGAGGCGGTCAGCCTGTCCTACGAGGCGGCGTTGCGCGAGCATGTGGTCGACCTGGTCGCCTCCGGGCTGCCGGACCTGCTCGCTGCCGCCGATGGCCGCGAGGTGGTGGCGGCGGGCCGGCCGGTCCGGCTGGCCACGCGGGACGCGGTGATCCGTCCCGTGGCGCCGGACTGGCGTGACCGCCTGCTCGCCACCCTCACCAATCCCGGCCTGCTGTATCTGCTGCTGCTGGCCGGGATGGCCGGGATTGCCTTCGAGCTGTCCCATCCCGGCATCCTCGCCCCGGGCGTGCTCGGCGTGATCTGCCTGTTGCTCGCCTCCTATGGCCTGAACCTGCTGCCCATCGACCATGCCGGCGCCGCCCTGCTGCTGTTCGGCCTGGCACTGATGGTCGCCGAAGCCTGGGTGCCGAGCTTCGGGGCGCTGGGGATCGGGGGTGCCGCGGCCTTCCTGATCGGCTCGCTGATGATGTTCGAGGACCCGGGCTTCCGGCCGCCGCTCGCGCTGATCCTCGGCGCCACCCTCGCCTGTCTGGCGCTGTTCGCCGGCGTGCTGGCGATGCTGCTGCGGGCGCGGCGGCGGCCGGTGGTGAGCGGGGATGCGATGCTGATCGGGGCCGCCGGGCAGGTCACCGCCTGGCACGGCACCGAAGGCCAGGTGTGCGTGCGGGGCGAATACTGGAATGCCCGCTCGAATGCCGGCCCGGGGCGGGCGCTGGTGGTCGGCGGCAAGGTCCGGGTGACCGGCCGCGACGGGTTGCGCCTGCTCGTCGAGGCGGTCTGA
- a CDS encoding slipin family protein — protein sequence MGSFGPGVLMFPLVIAVLVAILAATVRVLREYERAVMFTLGRFTGVKGPGLIIIIPLVQQVVRVDLRTVVLDVPSQDVISRDNVAVKVNAVLYFRVVDADRAVIQVENFLLATSQLAQTTLRSVLGKHTLDEMLAERDRLNSDIQEILDAQTETWGIKVSSVEIKQVDLNESMVRAIGRQAEAERLRRAKVINAEGEQQAAEKLTEAARVLSATPGAMQLRYLGTLGEIAIEKNSTIVFPFPVDLLRILTPPPA from the coding sequence ATGGGGAGCTTCGGCCCCGGCGTCCTGATGTTCCCGCTGGTCATCGCGGTGCTGGTCGCCATCCTGGCGGCGACGGTGCGCGTGCTGCGCGAGTACGAACGGGCGGTGATGTTCACGCTCGGCCGCTTCACCGGGGTGAAGGGGCCCGGCCTGATCATCATCATTCCCCTGGTGCAGCAGGTCGTGCGCGTCGATCTGCGCACCGTGGTGCTCGACGTGCCGAGCCAGGACGTGATCTCGCGCGACAACGTCGCGGTGAAGGTCAATGCGGTGCTGTATTTCCGGGTGGTCGACGCCGACCGCGCGGTGATCCAGGTGGAGAATTTCCTGCTCGCCACCAGCCAGCTCGCCCAGACCACGTTGCGCTCGGTGCTCGGCAAGCACACGCTCGACGAGATGCTGGCCGAGCGCGACCGCCTCAACAGCGACATCCAGGAGATCCTGGACGCGCAGACCGAGACCTGGGGCATCAAGGTCTCCAGCGTGGAGATCAAGCAGGTCGACCTCAACGAGAGCATGGTGCGCGCGATCGGCCGCCAGGCGGAGGCCGAGCGCCTGCGCCGGGCCAAGGTCATCAATGCCGAGGGCGAGCAGCAGGCGGCGGAAAAACTGACCGAGGCCGCCCGCGTGCTGTCTGCGACCCCGGGCGCGATGCAACTGCGCTATCTCGGCACGCTCGGCGAAATCGCCATCGAGAAGAACTCCACCATCGTGTTTCCCTTCCCGGTCGACCTGCTCAGGATCCTCACCCCGCCCCCCGCCTGA